The proteins below are encoded in one region of Streptomyces cyanogenus:
- a CDS encoding quinone oxidoreductase family protein — MRRVRYESVGGPLFVEEAPVPEPGPGELLVRCAAVGVTLPMVRKVTEAAEPVPLGGEIAGEVVAAGEGVTRFRAGDRVTGLCFGHGYAEFALLHEAMTTPIPDEADAVTAVALVRSGLVALGALEAARLAPGESVLVTAAASGVGHLALQLARARGAGRVLGAVSGPAEAQVPAGRTKADLVRSLGADDCVRYGDSWGEPVDCVLDAVGGDLLTPALAALAPHGRLVAYSSGGGTIRAYDLLVGGKSVIGFQMALIARGRPDLYEQWRQELWRLFAEGAVKPVVHREFALEDAAAAHEVITSRANLGKVLLCP; from the coding sequence GTGCGTCGCGTCCGATACGAGTCCGTCGGCGGACCCTTGTTCGTGGAAGAGGCGCCGGTTCCCGAACCGGGCCCCGGGGAGCTGCTGGTGCGCTGCGCGGCCGTCGGCGTCACCCTGCCGATGGTCCGCAAGGTGACCGAGGCGGCGGAGCCGGTGCCGCTGGGCGGTGAGATCGCGGGCGAGGTGGTCGCGGCCGGCGAGGGCGTCACCCGCTTCCGTGCCGGCGACCGGGTGACCGGACTGTGCTTCGGGCACGGGTACGCCGAGTTCGCCCTGCTGCACGAGGCCATGACCACACCGATACCGGACGAGGCCGACGCCGTGACCGCGGTCGCACTGGTACGCAGCGGTCTGGTGGCGCTGGGCGCGCTGGAGGCGGCACGGCTCGCGCCGGGAGAGTCGGTCCTCGTCACGGCGGCGGCGAGCGGCGTCGGGCATCTCGCCCTGCAACTGGCGCGGGCGCGGGGCGCCGGACGGGTGCTGGGCGCCGTATCCGGCCCGGCGGAGGCGCAGGTCCCGGCCGGCCGGACGAAGGCGGACCTCGTCCGCTCACTCGGCGCGGACGACTGTGTGCGGTACGGCGACAGTTGGGGTGAGCCGGTCGACTGTGTACTGGATGCCGTCGGCGGCGACCTGCTCACCCCCGCCCTCGCCGCGCTCGCCCCGCACGGCCGCCTGGTCGCCTACAGCTCCGGCGGCGGCACGATCCGGGCCTACGACCTGCTGGTGGGAGGCAAGTCGGTGATCGGCTTCCAGATGGCGCTGATCGCCCGTGGCCGACCGGACCTGTACGAACAGTGGCGGCAGGAACTGTGGCGCCTGTTCGCCGAGGGCGCCGTGAAACCAGTCGTCCACAGGGAGTTCGCTCTGGAGGACGCGGCGGCTGCGCACGAGGTGATCACATCCCGGGCCAATCTCGGCAAGGTCCTCCTGTGCCCGTGA
- a CDS encoding MarR family winged helix-turn-helix transcriptional regulator: MAEAPLPAIRSLPSWLLGRAAARGRTLVADALAAEGLKMWHHVVLSAVRDLAPVAQADLGRSVSLDPKDVVGILNDLQSAGLVDRAPDPRDRRKNAVSLTDDGARLLVRCERAARQANDELLAPLSADERDQFMDLLLRISGTGADRRT, encoded by the coding sequence ATGGCCGAAGCACCCCTGCCCGCGATCCGCTCCCTGCCCAGCTGGCTCCTCGGCCGGGCCGCCGCGCGGGGCCGCACCCTGGTCGCCGACGCCCTCGCCGCCGAAGGGCTCAAGATGTGGCACCACGTCGTCCTCTCCGCCGTCCGCGACCTCGCCCCGGTGGCCCAGGCCGACCTCGGCCGCAGCGTGAGCCTCGACCCGAAGGACGTCGTCGGCATCCTCAACGACCTGCAGTCCGCGGGCCTGGTCGATCGCGCCCCCGACCCCCGGGACCGGCGCAAGAACGCCGTCTCCCTCACCGACGACGGCGCCCGTCTGCTCGTACGCTGCGAGCGGGCCGCCCGGCAGGCCAACGACGAGCTGCTCGCCCCGCTGTCGGCCGACGAACGCGACCAGTTCATGGACCTGCTGCTCCGGATCTCCGGCACGGGGGCCGACAGGCGGACGTAG
- the fdhD gene encoding formate dehydrogenase accessory sulfurtransferase FdhD, whose product MGRVTERRKVLRIRDGAVSTRPDTLVAEEPLEIRLNGKPLAITMRTPGDDFALAAGFLVSEGVLASAADLQNIVYCAGATADGSNTYNVVDVRTAPGVTLPDFGLERNVYTSSSCGLCGKASLDAVRTTARWPIADTPPLRITPELLAALPDRLRSAQRVFDRTGGLHAAALFSAEGELLDTREDVGRHNAVDKLVGRALRNDGLPLSRTILMVSGRASFELAQKAVMAGIPVLAAVSAPSSLAVDLAAETGLTLVGFLRGSSMNVYAGEDRITLQKPAAQT is encoded by the coding sequence ATGGGACGTGTCACGGAACGACGCAAGGTCCTCCGTATCCGGGACGGCGCGGTCTCCACCCGGCCGGACACGCTCGTCGCCGAGGAACCCCTGGAGATCCGGCTGAACGGCAAACCGCTCGCGATCACCATGCGCACCCCCGGCGACGACTTCGCGCTGGCGGCCGGCTTCCTGGTGAGCGAAGGCGTCCTGGCCTCGGCAGCCGATCTGCAGAACATCGTCTACTGCGCCGGGGCGACCGCGGACGGTTCGAACACCTACAACGTGGTCGACGTGAGGACCGCACCGGGTGTCACGCTCCCGGACTTCGGCCTGGAGCGGAACGTCTACACCTCCTCCTCGTGCGGGCTGTGCGGCAAGGCGAGCCTGGACGCCGTCCGTACGACCGCGCGCTGGCCGATCGCCGACACTCCCCCGCTCCGGATCACGCCCGAGCTGCTGGCCGCCCTTCCCGACCGGCTGCGGTCGGCGCAGCGCGTGTTCGACCGGACCGGGGGCCTGCACGCGGCGGCCCTGTTCAGCGCGGAGGGGGAGCTGCTGGACACCCGGGAGGACGTGGGCCGGCACAACGCGGTCGACAAGCTGGTCGGACGGGCGCTGCGCAACGACGGACTGCCGTTGTCCCGGACGATCCTCATGGTCTCCGGCCGGGCCTCCTTCGAACTGGCCCAGAAGGCGGTCATGGCGGGCATCCCGGTGCTCGCGGCCGTGTCGGCGCCCTCGTCGCTCGCGGTGGACCTGGCCGCGGAGACCGGCCTGACCCTGGTGGGCTTCCTGCGCGGCAGCTCGATGAACGTCTACGCGGGCGAGGACCGGATCACCCTGCAGAAGCCGGCCGCCCAAACCTGA
- a CDS encoding beta-ketoacyl-ACP synthase III, whose product MNGSRIAAIGHYQPAKVLTNDDLAGMVDTSDEWIRSRVGIRTRHIAGPDEPVDELAAHAAAKALAAAGLTPGDIDLVLVATSTAIDRSPNTAARVAARLGIPQPAAMDVNVVCAGFTHALATADHTLRAGAATRALVVGADKMSDVTDWTDRSTCVLVGDGAGAAVLTACPPGEEPGVGPVLWGSVPEMGHAVRIEGTPPRFAQEGQSVYRWVTTQLPAIARKACEKAGVAPEDLAGVVLHQANLRIIEPLAEKLGAVNAVIARDVTESGNTSAASIPLAFSKLVERGALSTGDPVLLFGFGGNLSYAGQVVRCP is encoded by the coding sequence ATGAACGGCTCACGCATCGCCGCCATCGGTCACTACCAGCCCGCCAAGGTGCTCACCAACGACGACCTGGCAGGCATGGTCGACACCAGTGACGAGTGGATCCGCAGCCGGGTGGGCATTCGGACCCGGCACATCGCCGGCCCTGACGAGCCCGTCGACGAACTGGCCGCGCACGCCGCCGCCAAGGCCCTCGCCGCGGCCGGCCTCACCCCGGGCGACATCGACCTCGTCCTCGTCGCCACCTCAACGGCGATCGACCGCTCCCCGAACACCGCCGCCCGGGTCGCGGCCCGGCTCGGCATTCCGCAGCCCGCCGCCATGGACGTCAACGTGGTGTGCGCCGGCTTCACCCATGCGCTGGCCACCGCCGACCACACGCTCCGGGCCGGGGCGGCCACCCGCGCCCTGGTCGTCGGCGCCGACAAGATGTCCGACGTCACCGACTGGACCGACCGCTCGACCTGCGTCCTCGTCGGCGACGGCGCCGGGGCAGCCGTCCTCACGGCGTGCCCGCCGGGGGAGGAGCCGGGGGTCGGTCCGGTGCTGTGGGGGTCGGTGCCGGAGATGGGGCACGCCGTGCGGATCGAGGGGACGCCGCCGCGGTTCGCGCAGGAAGGGCAGAGCGTCTACCGCTGGGTCACCACCCAGCTGCCGGCCATCGCCCGGAAGGCCTGCGAGAAGGCGGGCGTCGCGCCCGAGGACCTCGCGGGGGTCGTCCTGCACCAGGCCAACCTGCGGATCATCGAGCCGCTGGCCGAGAAGCTCGGCGCCGTCAACGCGGTGATCGCCCGCGATGTCACCGAATCCGGCAACACCTCGGCCGCCAGCATCCCGCTCGCGTTCTCCAAGCTGGTCGAGCGAGGAGCGCTCAGCACCGGCGACCCGGTGCTGCTGTTCGGCTTCGGCGGCAACCTGTCGTACGCGGGACAGGTCGTCCGCTGCCCCTGA